Proteins found in one Arthrobacter pascens genomic segment:
- a CDS encoding FHA domain-containing protein yields MAASSYAPGTWLGIVRSRTVVLLGPDAPPALVHSLWDLLENGPEVHEVLHAVTSSFGLSLAQIPWFGIVGFRDSLRVFLRGDLDLTVQLAGGPVDLNGRDVTTWTERSFVAPEWYRVSVPGGGPQGQKLPLGEGVVLLQSLTVAVAGTPMADAAEPAVALAAATQAAVPAHAVNETAVSETAVTETGVAETAVTEAETAVPGVALESMIEPEPVVGPGPVVGPGPVVEPEPVIEPEPVVGPQPVIEPGPVVGPGPVVEPEPVIEPEPVVGPQPVIEPEPGLEAVSSAAEHGASADTVIGVLDEDPDSATEMPESWQDVEPESRPDEGPDQVPAHELTGTYDHLWERTVVRSIEDAAVRDDPDMDHGDAQVLAPAEEDGADGQAALEAPAAAELQTGSVLPDPPASEPQTALPAPAGGLIDSVPWRTGGNNVRSPQASPSFNTPAGAIPAGAPGPGPGSQPPSVTPELPGADPLGFDGDHDGHTVMKSDLAGMAAHPAPAVAPDPDAAGPRVLARVCGQGHANPPTHSLCAACGLPLPSDAVQVARPRLGRMRVSTGELLDLDQSLVIGRQPSVSRVQGGVMPRLVQVASPSGDISRSHVEVRLEGWHVMLCDLKATNGTVLVREGQQPRRLAQNEMAILLDGDIAELGDDISLRFEEIL; encoded by the coding sequence ATGGCCGCCAGTAGTTACGCGCCCGGCACCTGGCTGGGCATTGTCCGGTCCCGGACCGTCGTCCTCCTCGGACCCGACGCCCCACCCGCCCTGGTCCACTCACTGTGGGATCTGCTGGAGAACGGGCCGGAAGTGCACGAAGTGCTTCACGCGGTCACGAGCAGCTTCGGCCTTTCGCTGGCGCAGATTCCGTGGTTCGGAATTGTGGGCTTCCGGGACTCGCTCCGGGTCTTCCTCCGCGGGGACCTGGATCTGACCGTCCAGCTGGCCGGTGGTCCCGTAGATCTGAACGGGCGCGATGTGACCACCTGGACCGAACGCAGTTTCGTGGCCCCGGAGTGGTACCGCGTCAGTGTCCCGGGAGGTGGCCCCCAGGGCCAGAAGCTGCCCCTGGGGGAAGGCGTGGTCCTGCTGCAGTCGTTGACTGTGGCAGTGGCCGGCACCCCGATGGCAGACGCCGCCGAGCCGGCTGTGGCCCTGGCTGCGGCCACTCAGGCTGCTGTGCCTGCGCACGCCGTGAATGAAACTGCGGTGAGTGAAACTGCTGTGACTGAAACTGGCGTGGCTGAAACAGCTGTGACTGAGGCCGAAACTGCAGTGCCTGGCGTTGCGTTGGAATCCATGATTGAACCCGAGCCTGTGGTTGGACCCGGGCCTGTGGTTGGACCCGGGCCTGTGGTCGAACCCGAGCCTGTGATTGAACCCGAGCCTGTGGTTGGACCCCAGCCTGTGATTGAACCCGGGCCTGTGGTTGGACCCGGGCCTGTGGTCGAACCCGAGCCTGTGATTGAACCCGAGCCTGTGGTTGGACCCCAGCCTGTGATTGAACCCGAGCCTGGGCTGGAAGCGGTATCGTCAGCCGCTGAACATGGCGCGTCGGCGGACACTGTCATTGGTGTCCTCGACGAGGATCCTGACTCTGCGACGGAAATGCCGGAGTCCTGGCAGGACGTGGAACCCGAGTCTCGGCCGGATGAGGGGCCAGATCAGGTGCCTGCCCACGAACTGACTGGAACATACGACCACCTCTGGGAGCGCACCGTCGTCCGCAGCATCGAAGACGCTGCAGTCCGCGACGATCCGGACATGGACCATGGGGATGCGCAGGTTTTGGCACCGGCGGAGGAGGACGGTGCAGACGGGCAGGCAGCACTGGAGGCGCCGGCCGCTGCGGAGCTCCAAACCGGCAGCGTCCTTCCTGACCCTCCCGCTTCGGAGCCGCAGACTGCCCTGCCGGCACCCGCCGGTGGACTCATCGACTCGGTCCCGTGGCGGACCGGGGGAAACAACGTCCGGAGCCCGCAGGCTTCGCCGTCGTTCAACACTCCCGCCGGCGCCATTCCCGCTGGCGCCCCAGGCCCGGGCCCGGGCAGCCAGCCACCCTCCGTGACCCCGGAGCTGCCAGGCGCGGATCCCCTCGGCTTCGACGGAGACCACGACGGCCACACCGTCATGAAGAGTGATCTCGCAGGGATGGCCGCGCATCCCGCTCCTGCCGTAGCGCCGGACCCGGATGCCGCTGGCCCTCGGGTGCTCGCACGCGTCTGCGGCCAGGGCCACGCCAATCCGCCCACACACTCGCTGTGCGCCGCGTGCGGACTGCCCTTGCCGTCCGACGCCGTCCAGGTGGCGCGGCCGCGGTTGGGCCGGATGCGTGTTTCCACGGGTGAACTGCTGGACCTTGACCAGTCGCTGGTCATCGGACGGCAGCCTTCAGTTTCCCGCGTCCAGGGTGGCGTGATGCCCAGGCTCGTCCAGGTGGCCAGTCCCAGCGGCGACATTTCGCGTTCGCATGTGGAGGTGCGGCTTGAAGGCTGGCATGTGATGCTGTGCGACCTCAAAGCCACAAACGGTACGGTCCTGGTCCGTGAAGGGCAGCAGCCCCGCCGCCTCGCGCAGAATGAAATGGCCATCCTGCTCGACGGAGACATCGCAGAACTGGGTGACGATATCTCATTGCGTTTTGAGGAGATTCTTTGA
- a CDS encoding PP2C family protein-serine/threonine phosphatase gives MNSQPASVPPAADHERGLSLSYGYGTDRGLRRELNEDSFIASDPIFAVADGMGGHEAGEIASGMCVRALAAMPQLATGERSVTAAVLQQYLVRADSSIRDATGARAGTTLTGAVVVEQMGMPYWLVLNIGDSRTYRLSQGEFAQVSVDHSEVQELVDAGEITPEQATVHPRRHVVTRALGTGDETEADYWLLPVEEGDRILVCSDGLNGELTDEHMFRILSTVGHPQDAVDALIQAALRNGGRDNITVIVVDAKNVMNDGGLATTAPRTSAEAEDEVTLPRAQVVDGRESSAEKEESEEPGDGRQ, from the coding sequence ATGAACTCACAGCCCGCCAGTGTCCCCCCTGCGGCAGACCATGAACGCGGGCTCAGTCTGAGCTACGGGTACGGCACGGACCGCGGCCTGCGCCGCGAACTCAATGAAGACTCCTTCATCGCCTCCGACCCCATCTTTGCCGTGGCTGACGGAATGGGTGGCCATGAAGCAGGTGAAATTGCCAGCGGCATGTGCGTGCGTGCCCTGGCGGCGATGCCGCAGCTTGCCACCGGCGAGCGTAGCGTCACGGCGGCCGTCCTTCAGCAATACCTGGTCCGCGCTGACAGTTCCATCAGGGACGCCACCGGAGCACGCGCCGGAACCACGCTGACCGGGGCCGTCGTAGTGGAACAGATGGGCATGCCGTACTGGCTGGTCCTGAACATCGGTGATTCCCGCACATACCGGCTGAGCCAGGGAGAGTTCGCCCAGGTCAGCGTGGACCACTCAGAGGTCCAGGAACTTGTTGATGCAGGCGAAATAACGCCGGAGCAGGCTACGGTCCATCCCCGGCGCCACGTGGTCACCAGGGCGCTGGGCACCGGAGACGAGACAGAAGCTGATTATTGGCTGCTTCCCGTCGAAGAGGGTGACCGTATCCTGGTCTGTTCGGACGGACTGAACGGTGAGCTGACGGACGAACACATGTTCCGCATCCTCAGCACGGTGGGACACCCCCAGGACGCCGTGGACGCCCTCATCCAAGCCGCCCTTCGCAATGGCGGCCGGGACAACATCACCGTCATTGTGGTGGACGCCAAGAACGTCATGAACGACGGCGGACTCGCCACCACCGCCCCCCGCACCTCCGCTGAGGCGGAAGACGAAGTCACGTTGCCCCGGGCACAGGTTGTGGACGGGCGCGAGTCATCAGCCGAGAAAGAAGAAAGCGAGGAGCCCGGAGATGGCCGCCAGTAG
- a CDS encoding RDD family protein gives MAVNLELVPGSAGKRLGAAVLDWLGPLAVLVVTFAIGFAGVTRTQSSGFIIYDTGSLVLFGSIGLGLTLVYVVVLAAIEGRSGNTIGNQLMGIRSADKDGYAPGGASVFLRGLITGAGILLAALAAILVVAFKWFDAAFLILAPLAAIGAAWAVLVVVSNTWDKNSRLRGWHDTAAKTLVFDVKAGRNPISSGGIQGPYSFAPLDLPPVQQVASPVAGASKTPQVINAQAPLKPNQSPDQWQPAAGQGTGLGGVQPYTAPQPFNVPQAPAVPQAPATPQSFGSPAPSPAPSHPDDDHDRTQMRGGVREAAPVAVLRIRLDDGRDFQLDRSVLVGRDPVGQAGERQAQLLAVTDPGRSISKTHLHLLTDGAGIWVTDRNSTNGSAVTTPDGRRTPLQPGVPAFVSPGSTVHFGDRTFHLGQA, from the coding sequence ATGGCAGTGAATCTTGAGCTTGTTCCGGGCTCGGCGGGCAAACGCCTTGGTGCCGCTGTGCTCGATTGGCTTGGTCCCCTCGCAGTCCTCGTGGTGACCTTCGCCATCGGTTTCGCCGGCGTCACGCGCACGCAGAGCAGTGGATTCATCATCTACGACACGGGCTCGCTGGTCCTGTTCGGCAGCATCGGCCTCGGACTGACGCTGGTTTACGTGGTTGTCCTGGCAGCCATTGAAGGCCGCTCCGGTAACACCATCGGCAACCAGCTCATGGGCATCCGAAGTGCAGACAAAGACGGCTACGCGCCAGGAGGGGCCAGCGTTTTCCTCCGCGGGCTGATCACCGGCGCCGGGATACTGCTGGCAGCTCTTGCCGCAATTCTTGTTGTCGCTTTCAAGTGGTTCGACGCAGCCTTTCTGATCCTTGCTCCGCTGGCTGCCATCGGCGCCGCGTGGGCGGTCCTGGTGGTGGTATCCAACACCTGGGACAAGAACAGCCGGCTCCGTGGCTGGCACGACACCGCGGCAAAGACCCTGGTCTTTGACGTCAAGGCTGGACGGAACCCCATCTCCTCGGGTGGAATCCAAGGCCCGTACAGTTTCGCGCCGCTGGACCTGCCGCCGGTCCAGCAGGTGGCTTCGCCCGTGGCCGGTGCCTCCAAAACGCCACAGGTCATTAACGCCCAGGCACCTTTGAAGCCAAACCAGAGTCCGGACCAGTGGCAGCCGGCGGCAGGCCAGGGCACAGGCCTGGGTGGAGTCCAGCCCTACACGGCACCGCAGCCGTTCAATGTGCCGCAGGCTCCGGCAGTGCCCCAGGCTCCCGCAACCCCACAGTCCTTTGGGTCCCCGGCCCCTTCGCCCGCTCCAAGCCATCCTGATGATGATCACGACCGCACGCAGATGCGCGGCGGAGTCCGTGAGGCCGCCCCGGTGGCTGTCCTGCGGATAAGGCTCGACGACGGGCGGGACTTCCAGCTCGACCGCAGCGTTCTGGTGGGCCGGGACCCCGTAGGTCAAGCTGGTGAGCGGCAGGCCCAGTTGCTGGCGGTCACCGACCCCGGCCGCTCGATTTCGAAGACGCACCTGCACCTGCTGACCGACGGCGCAGGGATCTGGGTGACGGACAGGAACTCCACGAACGGGAGTGCCGTCACCACCCCGGACGGCCGGCGCACGCCGCTCCAGCCGGGTGTGCCCGCATTTGTCAGCCCGGGATCCACTGTCCATTTTGGTGACCGCACCTTCCACCTAGGACAGGCATGA
- a CDS encoding transglutaminase-like domain-containing protein: protein MSSASDFRPRRQHRPQEESAFADGQPVWHFVLDAGALTVLLGLGVLGFSLSFGGDPYYLISGFGGIFLGLAIAACNAHLRLGLLITSAVALAAYLAFGTALAVPDSAIAGFVPSLDSLQTLLLGVMFAWKDMLTVGVPVGTAGGVLIVPFLSSLLTSLAAGILIWRLKGPYWPLLPVLALFVTGIAFSTNAAFLTVERGIALTVVAIAWATFRRDALRRSDTRKVSVNSPQGDSTSARRAKIRRLGTAAAVIAASVAITAVAAPLVTASDDRKVLRNVVVPPFDPKDYITPLASFRTFVKDKKDDTLFVVKGLPRDGRVRLGALDAFNGTNYNMDPNGSGNFSKVGDTKSINTLADTSSVVPTNDYSMAITLEDYQGFFVPGGRKTTGLSFDQSASAAASGLYFNSGTDTAVTTKGLSKGDSYGVQVSDPVKLEHGQLTQYDFAKVTLPDAIEVPPVVGSQANDLSADAPTAIDRVRQIEAHFQKTGAFSNGLVAEGQLPSVSGHGAARIKSLLTAKQMLGDDEQYAVAMSLMLRHLGIPSRVVMGFYPEPTSPENGAGEVKITGKDVHAWVEVAFDRVGWVSFDPTPPKDNIPIPPDPENRSKPKPQVLQPPPPPQEPADLPPDSSPDALDADQKKNNPWLFWGALLGALGVALIPLSILALPLLLIAFLKTRRRKARFSEGHPAQRVGGGWNEVVSLATDMGAGIDTRSTRRESAAVVAETFPTTGATTTMLAHRADASIFGAGQPSEEEVREYWAIVDGSLKEMTGTVGFWRRQQARFSPRSLLADGRNALKLRGVRLGLPQLGLPAGPGSAAQQPAAGRVEYGPDAAAPISTRAEAAQDAGHGSTPGPTDPDESTVLRNPGRKNHTEP, encoded by the coding sequence ATGAGCTCCGCATCCGACTTCCGCCCGCGGAGGCAGCATCGCCCACAGGAAGAATCCGCGTTCGCGGACGGCCAGCCGGTCTGGCATTTTGTGCTCGACGCCGGTGCGCTCACCGTCCTGCTGGGGCTGGGGGTCCTCGGCTTCAGCCTCAGCTTCGGCGGAGATCCCTACTACCTCATCTCCGGTTTCGGCGGCATCTTCCTGGGCCTGGCCATCGCCGCCTGCAATGCCCATTTGCGGCTGGGGCTGCTGATCACCTCGGCCGTCGCCCTGGCGGCCTACCTTGCGTTCGGGACAGCCCTGGCTGTGCCTGATTCCGCCATTGCCGGCTTCGTTCCCAGCCTGGACTCCTTGCAGACGCTGCTCCTGGGCGTGATGTTCGCTTGGAAAGACATGCTCACCGTCGGCGTGCCGGTGGGCACCGCCGGCGGGGTCCTGATTGTCCCGTTCCTGAGTTCACTGCTCACCTCGCTGGCGGCCGGGATCCTGATCTGGCGGCTGAAGGGACCTTACTGGCCGCTGCTTCCGGTGCTGGCGCTTTTTGTCACTGGCATTGCGTTCAGCACGAACGCCGCATTCCTCACGGTTGAGCGCGGCATCGCCCTTACTGTGGTCGCCATCGCCTGGGCCACGTTCCGCCGGGATGCCCTGCGGCGCAGCGACACGCGGAAGGTGTCGGTCAATAGTCCCCAGGGTGACAGCACCTCCGCCCGGCGCGCCAAAATCCGCCGGCTCGGCACTGCAGCGGCCGTCATCGCGGCAAGCGTGGCCATCACCGCGGTGGCAGCGCCCCTGGTCACCGCGAGCGATGACCGCAAAGTCCTTCGTAACGTGGTGGTTCCGCCGTTCGATCCGAAGGACTACATCACGCCACTGGCAAGCTTCCGGACTTTCGTCAAGGACAAAAAGGACGACACCCTCTTTGTGGTCAAGGGCCTGCCCAGGGACGGCCGCGTCCGCCTGGGCGCCCTCGACGCCTTCAACGGCACGAACTACAACATGGACCCGAACGGCTCCGGCAACTTCAGCAAGGTGGGAGACACCAAGTCCATCAACACACTGGCTGATACTTCAAGCGTTGTGCCCACCAACGACTACTCGATGGCCATCACCTTGGAGGACTACCAGGGCTTTTTCGTCCCCGGCGGCCGCAAGACAACAGGCCTCAGTTTTGACCAGAGCGCCTCCGCGGCTGCTTCCGGCCTCTACTTCAATTCGGGCACGGACACTGCGGTCACCACCAAGGGCCTGTCCAAGGGTGATTCCTACGGCGTCCAGGTTTCCGATCCCGTCAAGCTCGAGCACGGCCAGCTGACGCAGTACGACTTCGCGAAGGTCACCCTTCCGGACGCCATTGAAGTTCCCCCGGTAGTGGGCTCCCAGGCGAATGACCTCTCGGCCGATGCGCCGACTGCCATCGACCGGGTCCGCCAGATCGAGGCACACTTCCAGAAAACCGGCGCCTTCAGCAACGGCCTGGTCGCCGAAGGCCAGCTGCCCAGCGTGTCCGGCCATGGTGCGGCCCGGATCAAGAGCCTGCTGACAGCAAAGCAGATGCTCGGCGACGACGAGCAATATGCCGTAGCCATGTCGCTGATGCTCCGCCACCTGGGCATCCCGTCGAGGGTGGTGATGGGGTTCTACCCCGAGCCCACGAGCCCTGAAAACGGTGCAGGCGAAGTAAAGATCACGGGCAAGGACGTTCACGCCTGGGTGGAAGTGGCGTTCGACAGGGTGGGCTGGGTCAGCTTTGATCCCACTCCGCCCAAGGACAACATCCCCATCCCGCCGGACCCGGAAAACAGGTCCAAGCCCAAGCCCCAGGTGCTACAGCCGCCGCCCCCGCCACAGGAACCGGCGGACCTGCCGCCGGATTCATCCCCGGACGCGCTGGACGCCGACCAGAAGAAGAACAATCCCTGGCTTTTCTGGGGCGCGCTCCTTGGTGCCCTGGGGGTTGCCCTCATTCCGCTGTCGATCCTGGCCTTGCCGCTGCTGCTCATCGCCTTCCTCAAAACACGACGCCGGAAGGCGCGCTTCTCCGAAGGGCATCCTGCCCAGCGCGTGGGAGGCGGCTGGAACGAAGTGGTGAGCCTGGCCACCGACATGGGTGCCGGAATCGACACCCGGTCAACCAGGCGCGAAAGCGCAGCGGTGGTTGCTGAAACTTTCCCCACAACAGGAGCCACCACCACCATGCTTGCCCACCGGGCGGATGCCTCGATCTTCGGCGCCGGCCAGCCGAGCGAGGAAGAGGTTCGGGAGTACTGGGCCATCGTGGACGGTTCGCTGAAGGAAATGACTGGGACCGTAGGGTTTTGGCGCAGGCAGCAGGCAAGGTTCTCGCCCCGTTCCCTGCTGGCTGACGGCCGCAACGCCCTCAAACTGCGCGGCGTCCGGCTGGGGCTGCCGCAACTTGGGCTGCCTGCCGGCCCGGGCTCCGCCGCACAACAGCCGGCCGCCGGTAGGGTGGAGTACGGTCCGGACGCTGCAGCACCCATCAGCACCAGGGCCGAAGCAGCACAGGACGCGGGACACGGTTCGACGCCGGGCCCCACTGATCCTGACGAGTCCACTGTTCTGAGGAACCCTGGCAGGAAGAACCACACCGAACCATGA
- a CDS encoding DUF58 domain-containing protein, translated as MSSGTPLTRLAERLRQRLRRPGRPTSFHVPAVWTEAASTAGLALAPAWHRTRGLWRRYAWPVLSVVSILGWSVLAASILLWTAGQAFGWQEAHAAAIAAFVLFVIAIGFILGRSSYGVVLDLARTRVAVGDSAVGSIAVSNTSARPLLPAALELPVGAAAAVFHLPRMKPGQVHEDLFTIPTARRAVIVVGPVRSVRADPLHLLRRQVLWTEPEDLYVHPRTVALAGSAAGFIRDLEGMPTTDLSSADVSFHALRDYVPGDDRRHIHWKTTARTNKLMVRQFEETRRAHLAISLSINTDEYASEQEFEMAISAAASIGRQAIRDQRELDVLTQKGPLRCETGRNMLDDMTRIVGAPMRRTAVDLARTLTDTVPNASVVFIVVGSNVTPSQLRSAAASVPLGVRCLAVRLQAGAAPARANIADLTVLTLGDLSDLAIILRKAAA; from the coding sequence ATGTCCAGCGGCACCCCGTTGACCCGGCTTGCAGAACGTCTCCGGCAACGCTTGCGCCGGCCCGGCCGACCCACCAGCTTCCATGTCCCGGCTGTCTGGACCGAAGCCGCCAGCACGGCCGGCCTCGCCCTCGCCCCGGCCTGGCACAGAACCCGCGGCCTCTGGCGGCGTTATGCCTGGCCGGTCCTGTCCGTGGTGAGTATCCTGGGCTGGTCGGTGCTGGCTGCCTCCATCCTGCTGTGGACGGCCGGGCAGGCCTTCGGCTGGCAGGAAGCCCATGCTGCGGCGATTGCCGCCTTTGTGCTCTTTGTCATCGCCATCGGCTTTATCCTGGGCCGATCCTCGTACGGCGTGGTCCTGGACCTCGCCCGGACCCGGGTGGCGGTGGGGGACAGTGCCGTAGGAAGCATCGCGGTCTCCAACACCAGCGCCCGCCCGCTGCTGCCGGCTGCCCTTGAATTGCCGGTTGGCGCGGCCGCCGCCGTCTTCCACCTGCCCAGGATGAAGCCGGGGCAGGTCCATGAGGACCTCTTCACCATTCCCACCGCGCGCCGCGCCGTCATAGTTGTGGGACCCGTCCGTTCCGTGCGGGCCGACCCTTTGCACCTGCTGCGCCGCCAGGTCCTGTGGACCGAGCCCGAGGATCTGTACGTCCATCCGCGCACCGTCGCTCTGGCCGGTTCGGCTGCCGGCTTCATCCGCGACCTTGAAGGCATGCCCACCACGGATCTTTCCAGCGCAGACGTTTCCTTCCACGCCTTGCGCGATTACGTGCCGGGCGATGACCGGCGGCACATCCACTGGAAGACCACGGCCCGGACCAACAAGCTGATGGTCCGCCAGTTCGAGGAGACCCGCCGGGCCCACCTGGCGATCTCGCTGTCCATCAACACAGATGAATACGCCTCAGAGCAGGAATTCGAGATGGCCATCTCGGCGGCCGCCTCGATCGGACGCCAGGCCATCCGGGATCAGCGTGAGCTGGACGTCCTCACCCAAAAGGGTCCCCTGCGCTGTGAAACCGGCCGCAACATGCTCGATGACATGACCCGGATTGTGGGCGCACCCATGCGCCGGACCGCCGTCGACCTGGCCCGGACGCTCACCGACACCGTCCCGAACGCCTCGGTGGTCTTTATTGTGGTGGGCAGCAACGTTACCCCCTCCCAGCTTCGCTCGGCCGCGGCGTCCGTGCCGCTGGGCGTCCGCTGCCTTGCCGTCCGGCTCCAGGCCGGAGCCGCACCGGCCCGGGCGAACATCGCAGACCTGACCGTGCTGACGCTGGGCGATCTTTCCGATCTTGCCATCATCCTGAGAAAGGCGGCCGCATGA
- a CDS encoding AAA family ATPase, translating to MTMTTEQAVWFAGTFDKLVANVGQAVLGKEHVIRLTFTAMLAEGHVLFEDAPGTGKTMLARAMAATVQGSNNRIQFTPDLLPSDVTGVTIYDQKTQKFEFHKGPIFNNIVLADEINRASPKTQSALLEVMEESRVTVDGVTYEAGRPFMVMATQNPIEQAGTYRLPEAQLDRFLIKTSIGYPDHASTVRLLGGANLKDRSKEISAVITTQAVADMADLAATAHVDTAVLEYISRLCEETRNAPETRLGVSVRGAIAMVRAAKVWAAGQGRNFVLPDDVKELAPVVWTHRFVMDPEAEFSGATPEAVLARVLSDVAAPQQRTSA from the coding sequence ATGACCATGACAACTGAGCAGGCCGTATGGTTTGCAGGCACCTTCGACAAGCTCGTTGCTAACGTAGGCCAGGCGGTGCTCGGCAAGGAACACGTCATCCGGCTGACATTCACCGCCATGCTCGCCGAGGGCCACGTGCTGTTCGAGGACGCCCCCGGCACCGGCAAGACCATGTTGGCCCGGGCTATGGCAGCTACCGTGCAGGGCTCCAACAACCGCATCCAGTTCACCCCCGACCTGCTGCCTTCGGACGTCACCGGTGTGACCATCTACGACCAGAAGACGCAGAAGTTCGAGTTCCACAAGGGACCCATCTTCAACAACATCGTCCTCGCCGACGAAATCAACCGCGCTTCGCCCAAGACCCAGTCAGCCCTGCTGGAGGTCATGGAGGAATCCCGCGTGACGGTGGACGGCGTCACCTATGAGGCCGGCAGGCCCTTTATGGTGATGGCCACCCAGAACCCGATTGAGCAGGCCGGCACCTACCGGCTCCCGGAGGCGCAGCTGGACCGGTTCCTGATCAAGACCTCCATCGGCTATCCGGACCATGCCTCAACGGTCAGGCTGCTGGGCGGGGCCAATCTGAAGGACCGTTCCAAGGAAATCTCAGCGGTCATCACCACCCAGGCCGTCGCGGACATGGCTGACCTTGCCGCCACCGCGCACGTTGACACCGCGGTGCTTGAGTACATCTCCCGGCTTTGCGAGGAGACCCGCAACGCACCCGAGACCAGGCTGGGCGTCTCCGTGCGCGGTGCAATCGCCATGGTCCGCGCCGCCAAGGTCTGGGCTGCAGGGCAGGGACGGAACTTCGTCCTGCCGGACGACGTCAAGGAACTCGCCCCCGTGGTGTGGACGCACCGCTTTGTGATGGATCCGGAAGCGGAATTCTCCGGCGCCACGCCGGAGGCCGTCCTGGCACGGGTTCTGTCCGACGTCGCCGCCCCCCAGCAGCGCACCAGCGCCTGA